CTTTTCCAGGAAACGAGAGAAGTACCAAGGAACATGCACCAACCAGTAACTGAACGTCTAATATCAGAACAACCAGCCCAATCAGCATCACTATATGCAATCAGGCGAATAGGAGAGTTTGCTGGAAAGAAAAGACCACGAGAAGAAGTGCCTTTCAAATAGCGAACAATGTGGCGAACAGCTGCCAAATGAAGGTGCCGAGGTGCTTGCATAAACTGACTAACTTGTTGAACAGCAAAAGAGATATCAGGGCGAGTAATAGTCAGGTAGTTTAGACTACCCACCAGCTGTCGATATAAAGACATATCAGAGATAAGATCACCTTCATCATGACGATACTTAACATTCACTTCCAAAGGGGTATCAACGGATCGACCATCTTGAAGACCAGCCAAAGCAATTAACTCCCGAATGTATTTGTGCTGGGTTAAGAAAATACCGGTGGAACTAGAATATACCTCAAGACCTAAAAAATACTGTAAAGAACCCAGGTCCTTCATATGGAAACAACGTTGAAGATGGTCTTGAAGTTGAGAAATCAATGCATAATCAGTCTCGGTAATaacaatatcatcaacatatacaaGAAGTATGACAATGCCTTTAGATGTCTTGcaaagaaacaaagaagaaTCATACTGGCTTTGGACAAAGGAGAAACCAAGAAGTGTGGAACGAAATTTATCAAACCAAGCACGTGGAGCTTGTTTCAAACCATAGAGTGATCGTTTCAACTTACAAACATCACCTGAAGGTGTGGAGAATAACCCTGGTGGTGGAGTCATATAAATGTCTTCTTTCAGATCTCCATGTAAAAAGGCATTCTTAACGTCCATCTGTCGCAGTGATCATCCCTTAGAAGCAGCAATGGCAAGAACAAGTCGTACCGTAGTCATCTTTGCTACAGGAGCAAATGTCTCCTCATAATTGATTCCATATTCCTGTCGATTACCAAGGGCCACCAATCTCGCTTTATGTCT
This sequence is a window from Coffea eugenioides isolate CCC68of chromosome 7, Ceug_1.0, whole genome shotgun sequence. Protein-coding genes within it:
- the LOC113777232 gene encoding uncharacterized protein LOC113777232 — protein: MDVKNAFLHGDLKEDIYMTPPPGLFSTPSGDVCKLKRSLYGLKQAPRAWFDKFRSTLLGFSFVQSQYDSSLFLCKTSKGIVILLVYVDDIVITETDYALISQLQDHLQRCFHMKDLGSLQYFLGLEVYSSSTGIFLTQHKYIRELIALAGLQDGRSVDTPLEVNVKYRHDEGDLISDMSLYRQLVGSLNYLTITRPDISFAVQQVSQFMQAPRHLHLAAVRHIVRYLKGTSSRGLFFPANSPIRLIAYSDADWAGCSDIRRSVTGWCMFLGTSLVSWKSKKQDRVSKSSTESEYRAMSSACSEIVWLRGLLGELGFPQKGSTPLHADNTSAIQIAANPVFHERTKHIEVDCHSIRESYDAQVISLPHIPTDLQIVDVFTKALSKNRHHFLVDKLMLVDQPASI